The genomic window CTGTGGGTGCCGCAGTTCGGCGGACGTCTCCTGCTGTCGGGCACGGAGACCTCACGCGAGTACGGAGGCTACATGGAGGGCGCCGTGATCAGCGGACTGCGCGCCGCGGCGTGGGCTGCCGAAGGCTGAGCGCTCGGCTCAGCTCCGCGCCGTGTGGACCACGTCGCGGGCCGCGGCCAGGGCATCGTCGAGTTTGTCGACCTGCTTGGCACCGGCCTGAGCCAGGTGGGGCTTGCCGCCACCTCCGCCGCCGGCCACGGCCGCGATCGGCTTGATCAGGTCGCCGGCCCGCAGACCGTCCTTCACGAGGTCGTCGGTGACCACGGTGATCAGCGTGCCCTTGCCGTCGAGCACGGTGCCGAGCACGCCGACCCCGGTGCCGAGCTTGGCGCGCAGCTCGTCGGCCATGTTCATCAGGGCCCCGCGGTCGGGGACGTCGATCCGCGCGCTCACCAGCTTCAGCCCGTCGACCTCGTCGGCCTTCGCCACCAGGTCGCCGACCACGTCGCCGGCCTGGGCCTTGCGGGCCTCCTCGAGCTGGACGCGGAGCTGCTTGACCTCGTCCTGCAGCGAATCGACCCGAGTCTCGATCTCGTCGGGGCGGGCGCTCAGGCGCTCGCCGAGATCGCGCAGGATCGCGTGCTCGTGCTGCGACAGGCGCACGGCCGCCTCGCCGGTCACGGCCTCCACACGCCGCACCCCGGCGGCCACCGCGCTCTCGCCGGTGATCCGGAACAGACCGATCTGCCCGGTGTGGTCGCAGTGGGTGCCGCCGCAGAACTCGGTCGACACGTCGGACACCTGCACCACGCGCACGGTGTCGCCGTACTTCTCGCCGAACATGGCGATCGCGCCCATGGCCCGCGCGTCGTCGATCGGCACGTCGACGTGCTTGCTCACCTCGAAATCGCGCAGGATCTGCCGGTTCACCTCGGCCTCGAGTGTGTCGAGCATCTCCTTGCCGAGTGCGCCGTCGTGGTGGAAGTCGAAGCGCAGCTTCTGTTCGTTCACCAGCGAACCGGCCTGCGTGGCGTGCGTGCCCAGGTGCTCGTGCAACGCGGCGTGCAGCAGGTGCGTGGCGGTGTGGTTGCGCATGGTCGCCACGCGCTTCGGCGTGTCGACCTCGGCCGTGACCACCAGCGATCCCAGGTCGTCGCGCTCGAGCGAACCCTCCACCAACCGCACGCGGGTCACCGGCCCGCCGCTACCGGGTTGGGTGTCGAGGACCTCGAGCACCAGCCGCTCGCCGCGGATCGAGCCGGTGTCGCCGACCTGCCCACCGCTCTCGGCGTAGAACGGTGAGGGGTCGATGCTGACCTCGTACTCGTCGCCGTCGAGCGGGCGCACGCCCAGGATCCGCGCCTCGGTGCGCAGGGTGTCGTAGCCGACGAAGCGCACCGACGCGCGGTCGGCGCCGGGCTCGCCGTCGATCCAGCGCCACTCCTCGCCGCGCTCGCCCGCCTGGAACTTCCCGGCGGCCCGCGCGCGCTCGCGCTGCTTCTCCATCTCGTGGGCGAAGCCCTCGGTGTCGACCGTCAGGTCCTGCTCCTCGGCCATGACCGCGGTGAGGTCGACGGGGAAGCCGTAGGTGTCGTGCAGCATGAAGGCCTGCTC from Candidatus Krumholzibacteriia bacterium includes these protein-coding regions:
- the alaS gene encoding alanine--tRNA ligase yields the protein MTSHEIRQAFLDFFAERGHEIVPSATLIPQDDPTLLFTNAGMNQFKALLLGTERRSYVRAADAQKCMRVSGKHNDLEAVGRDGRHHTFFEMLGNWSFGDYYKREAIEWAWEFLTKTMELDQDKLLISVYKDDDESFEIWNGVVGVPADRIHRLGDIEKGDEENFWSMGDTGPCGPCTEIHYDQGPELAQGDDRPLGENDSDRYLEIWNLVFIQYDRDGEGTMKPLPLQSVDTGMGLERLAALKQGVTSNYGTDLFTPILDWVARESGADRGDDEQRVSMQVIADHIRALTFAVADGGRPGNDGRGYVLRRILRRAVRHGRNLGFGEPFLYRCADVVIEQMGDHYRELREAREHVQRVIRVEEERFLQTLDRGLQRFGEFADQAVERGDRRITGEQAFMLHDTYGFPVDLTAVMAEEQDLTVDTEGFAHEMEKQRERARAAGKFQAGERGEEWRWIDGEPGADRASVRFVGYDTLRTEARILGVRPLDGDEYEVSIDPSPFYAESGGQVGDTGSIRGERLVLEVLDTQPGSGGPVTRVRLVEGSLERDDLGSLVVTAEVDTPKRVATMRNHTATHLLHAALHEHLGTHATQAGSLVNEQKLRFDFHHDGALGKEMLDTLEAEVNRQILRDFEVSKHVDVPIDDARAMGAIAMFGEKYGDTVRVVQVSDVSTEFCGGTHCDHTGQIGLFRITGESAVAAGVRRVEAVTGEAAVRLSQHEHAILRDLGERLSARPDEIETRVDSLQDEVKQLRVQLEEARKAQAGDVVGDLVAKADEVDGLKLVSARIDVPDRGALMNMADELRAKLGTGVGVLGTVLDGKGTLITVVTDDLVKDGLRAGDLIKPIAAVAGGGGGGKPHLAQAGAKQVDKLDDALAAARDVVHTARS